One stretch of Salmo trutta chromosome 7, fSalTru1.1, whole genome shotgun sequence DNA includes these proteins:
- the LOC115197363 gene encoding ras association domain-containing protein 8 isoform X1, translated as MELKVWVDGVQRVVCGVTEATTCQEVVIALAQAIGRTGRYTLVEQWRDSERHLAPHESPVASINTWGQYAGDVQLILHRTGPSLTERPPSEGPPLRGPERGLHRQSLPPLAKLRHPSERSLRRREPRRKSLTFSGRPRGLRDILSGGRAWEEREAEAKRRLLLQGNGGNQNHQHHVASEAVAPGGVVSPGMWACRMDDLVRLVALQRETLGVLEKRLEAYEAELQTWGGGEGGGEEARGAGGLVEEIVRLERRLRKNEVEMEEEEFWASELQIELESERQLEDRLEELTGRLQGAKVDLGDRMALVQGVEADLEEERLRWERQETQRVSEVEARAQLLRARTELKTQDRQAVQLESSCRAVDRSLSQSSKRMQDIQHELEQLTKELRQVNLQQFIQQTGTKVTVLPAEPSEDEEGTTHTGQGTDLVPLSGSLKRPVSSMPGHLRVLQSPLTSGLNPEGIYV; from the exons ATGGAGCTCAAGGTCTGGGTGGACGGGGTCCAGAGGGTCGTATGCGGGGTCACCGAGGCAACCACCTGCCAGGAAGTAGTCATCGCTCTGGCCCAAGCCATAG GCCGCACTGGGCGCTATACCCTGGTGGAGCAATGGCGGGACTCAGAGCGCCACCTGGCCCCCCACGAGAgcccagtggcctccatcaacaCCTGGGGTCAGTATGCCGGTGACGTCCAGCTGATCCTGCACCGCACAGGCCCCTCCCTGACTGAACGCCCCCCTTCCGAGGGGCCCCCGCTTCGGGGCCCGGAACGCGGACTCCACCGGCAGAGCCTCCCCCCGCTTGCCAAGCTCCGCCACCCCAGTGAGCGCTCCCTCCGCCGGCGCGAGCCGCGCCGCAAGTCCCTCACCTTTTCCGGCAGGCCCCGGGGCCTCCGGGACATCCTGAGTGGAGGCCGGGcttgggaggagagggaggccgAGGCCAAACGACGTCTCCTACTCCAGGGGAACGGTGGGAACCAGAACCACCAACACCATGTAGCTTCCGAAGCGGTAGCCCCAGGGGGGGTAGTGTCCCCCGGCATGTGGGCCTGCCGCATGGATGACTTGGTCAGACTGGTGGCGCTCCAGAGAGAGACTCTGGGTGTGCTGGAGAAGAGGCTGGAGGCCTATGAGGCTGAGCTGCAGACCTGGggtgggggagaaggagggggagaggaggcaagaggagcaggagggctggTGGAGGAGATAGTGAGGCTGGAGAGACGACTGAGGAAGAACGAGGTGGAGATGGAAGAGGAGGAGTTCTGGGCCAGCGAGCTGCAGATTGAGCTGGAGAGCGAGAGGCAGCTCGAGGACAGGCTTGAGGAGCTAACGGGACGTCTGCAGGGCGCTAAAGTCGACCTGGGGGACAGGATGGCTCTGGTACAG GGTGTGGAGGCGGATCTCGAGGAGGAGCGTCTGCGGTGGGAAAGACAGGAGACTCAGAGGGTGAGCGAGGTGGAGGCCAGGGCGCAGTTGCTTAGGGCCCGCACGGAGCTCAAGACCCAGGACAGACAAGCCGTCCAGCTGGAGAGCAGCTGCAGAGCCGTGGATAGGTCCCTGAGCCAGAGTAGCAAGAGAATGCAG GACATACAGCATGAGCTGGAGCAGCTGACCAAGGAGCTGAGACAGGTCAACCTGCAGCAGTTCATCCAGCAGACTGGCACCAAGGTCACTGTGCTGCCAGCCGAGCCCAGTGAGGACGAGGAGGGGACTACCCACACTGGACAGGGCACAG actTGGTTCCTCTGTCCGGTTCCCTGAAGCGTCCAGTCTCCTCGATGCCCGGTCACCTTCGGGTCCTGCAAAGCCCGCTGACATCTGGCTTAAACCCAGAAGGGATCTACGTTTAA
- the LOC115197363 gene encoding ras association domain-containing protein 8 isoform X2: MELKVWVDGVQRVVCGVTEATTCQEVVIALAQAIGRTGRYTLVEQWRDSERHLAPHESPVASINTWGQYAGDVQLILHRTGPSLTERPPSEGPPLRGPERGLHRQSLPPLAKLRHPSERSLRRREPRRKSLTFSGRPRGLRDILSGGRAWEEREAEAKRRLLLQGNGGNQNHQHHVASEAVAPGGVVSPGMWACRMDDLVRLVALQRETLGVLEKRLEAYEAELQTWGGGEGGGEEARGAGGLVEEIVRLERRLRKNEVEMEEEEFWASELQIELESERQLEDRLEELTGRLQGAKVDLGDRMALVQGVEADLEEERLRWERQETQRVSEVEARAQLLRARTELKTQDRQAVQLESSCRAVDRSLSQSSKRMQDIQHELEQLTKELRQVNLQQFIQQTGTKVTVLPAEPSEDEEGTTHTGQGTGHLLQMS, translated from the exons ATGGAGCTCAAGGTCTGGGTGGACGGGGTCCAGAGGGTCGTATGCGGGGTCACCGAGGCAACCACCTGCCAGGAAGTAGTCATCGCTCTGGCCCAAGCCATAG GCCGCACTGGGCGCTATACCCTGGTGGAGCAATGGCGGGACTCAGAGCGCCACCTGGCCCCCCACGAGAgcccagtggcctccatcaacaCCTGGGGTCAGTATGCCGGTGACGTCCAGCTGATCCTGCACCGCACAGGCCCCTCCCTGACTGAACGCCCCCCTTCCGAGGGGCCCCCGCTTCGGGGCCCGGAACGCGGACTCCACCGGCAGAGCCTCCCCCCGCTTGCCAAGCTCCGCCACCCCAGTGAGCGCTCCCTCCGCCGGCGCGAGCCGCGCCGCAAGTCCCTCACCTTTTCCGGCAGGCCCCGGGGCCTCCGGGACATCCTGAGTGGAGGCCGGGcttgggaggagagggaggccgAGGCCAAACGACGTCTCCTACTCCAGGGGAACGGTGGGAACCAGAACCACCAACACCATGTAGCTTCCGAAGCGGTAGCCCCAGGGGGGGTAGTGTCCCCCGGCATGTGGGCCTGCCGCATGGATGACTTGGTCAGACTGGTGGCGCTCCAGAGAGAGACTCTGGGTGTGCTGGAGAAGAGGCTGGAGGCCTATGAGGCTGAGCTGCAGACCTGGggtgggggagaaggagggggagaggaggcaagaggagcaggagggctggTGGAGGAGATAGTGAGGCTGGAGAGACGACTGAGGAAGAACGAGGTGGAGATGGAAGAGGAGGAGTTCTGGGCCAGCGAGCTGCAGATTGAGCTGGAGAGCGAGAGGCAGCTCGAGGACAGGCTTGAGGAGCTAACGGGACGTCTGCAGGGCGCTAAAGTCGACCTGGGGGACAGGATGGCTCTGGTACAG GGTGTGGAGGCGGATCTCGAGGAGGAGCGTCTGCGGTGGGAAAGACAGGAGACTCAGAGGGTGAGCGAGGTGGAGGCCAGGGCGCAGTTGCTTAGGGCCCGCACGGAGCTCAAGACCCAGGACAGACAAGCCGTCCAGCTGGAGAGCAGCTGCAGAGCCGTGGATAGGTCCCTGAGCCAGAGTAGCAAGAGAATGCAG GACATACAGCATGAGCTGGAGCAGCTGACCAAGGAGCTGAGACAGGTCAACCTGCAGCAGTTCATCCAGCAGACTGGCACCAAGGTCACTGTGCTGCCAGCCGAGCCCAGTGAGGACGAGGAGGGGACTACCCACACTGGACAGGGCACAGGTCATTTACTTCAAATGAGCTAG